The Pseudomonas sp. R4-35-07 genome contains a region encoding:
- a CDS encoding YceI family protein, whose protein sequence is MLKKTLAALAIGTALLSAGQVMAADYKIDKEGQHAFIDWKISHLGYSSIHGTFKDWDGTFSWDAAKPEASKIAVDVKTASLWSNHAERDKHIASKDFLDVAKFADAKFVSTAVKPTGDKTADVTGDLTFHGVTKPVTFKATFNGEGKDPWGGERAGFNAKTTIDLNDFGVKGPGPTSQTVDLDISLEGVKQK, encoded by the coding sequence ATGTTGAAAAAGACTCTCGCCGCTCTGGCTATCGGTACCGCCCTGCTGTCCGCAGGTCAGGTGATGGCTGCTGACTACAAGATCGACAAGGAAGGCCAGCACGCCTTCATCGACTGGAAAATCAGCCACCTGGGCTACAGCTCCATCCACGGTACCTTCAAGGACTGGGATGGTACTTTCAGCTGGGATGCCGCCAAGCCGGAAGCCAGCAAAATCGCAGTCGACGTGAAAACCGCCAGCCTGTGGTCCAACCACGCTGAGCGTGACAAGCACATCGCCAGCAAAGACTTCCTCGACGTGGCCAAGTTTGCCGACGCCAAGTTTGTGTCCACCGCGGTTAAACCCACCGGCGACAAAACCGCTGACGTGACCGGCGACCTGACTTTCCACGGTGTGACCAAGCCTGTGACCTTCAAGGCCACCTTCAACGGTGAAGGCAAGGACCCATGGGGCGGCGAGCGTGCAGGCTTCAACGCCAAGACCACGATCGACCTGAACGACTTCGGCGTGAAAGGCCCAGGCCCGACTTCGCAGACCGTCGACCTGGATATTTCGCTGGAAGGTGTGAAGCAGAAGTAA
- a CDS encoding cytochrome b, translated as MQLRNSSARYGWVSMVLHWGVALVVFGLFALGLWMVGLDYYSAWRKDAPDLHKSIGITLFAIMLVRIVWRLVSPPPAPLASYSRLTRIGAAFGHAFLYVGLFAVMIAGYLISTADGVGIPVFGLFEIPAVVSGLPDQADTAGVVHLYLAWVLVVFAGLHGVAALKHHFIDRDVTLKRMLGRKA; from the coding sequence ATGCAGTTACGCAATTCATCGGCCCGCTATGGCTGGGTCAGCATGGTTTTGCACTGGGGCGTGGCCTTGGTGGTATTTGGATTGTTCGCCCTGGGCCTGTGGATGGTCGGTCTCGATTACTACAGTGCCTGGCGCAAAGACGCGCCGGACCTGCACAAGAGCATTGGCATCACGCTGTTCGCCATCATGCTGGTACGTATCGTCTGGCGCCTGGTCAGCCCGCCGCCCGCGCCGCTGGCCAGCTACAGCCGGCTGACCCGCATCGGCGCCGCGTTTGGTCACGCGTTCCTGTATGTGGGGCTGTTTGCCGTGATGATTGCCGGTTACCTGATTTCCACCGCAGACGGTGTCGGTATCCCGGTGTTTGGCCTGTTTGAGATTCCTGCCGTGGTTTCCGGACTACCGGACCAGGCAGACACCGCTGGCGTGGTGCATCTGTATCTCGCCTGGGTGTTGGTGGTCTTCGCCGGCTTGCATGGCGTGGCTGCGCTGAAACACCACTTTATCGATCGTGATGTGACCCTTAAGCGAATGCTGGGGCGCAAAGCCTGA
- a CDS encoding adenosylmethionine--8-amino-7-oxononanoate transaminase codes for MGLNNQWMQRDLAVLWHPCTQMKDHQQLPLVPIKRGEGVWLEDFEGKRYLDAVSSWWVNVFGHANPRINQRIKDQVDQLEHVILAGFSHQPVIELSERLVAMTPDGLTRCFYADNGSSCIEVALKMSFHYWLNRGLPNKKRFVTLTNSYHGETIAAMSVGDVPLFTETYKALLLDTLKVPSPDCYLRPEGVSWEEHSRTMFQAMEQTLAEHHDSVAAVIVEPLIQGAGGMRMYHPVYLKLLREACDRYGVHLIHDEIAVGFGRTGSMFACEQAGIRPDFLCLSKALTGGYLPLAAVVTTDDVYDAFYDDYPTLRAFLHSHSYTGNPLACAAALATLDIFEEDNVIENNKALAQRMATATAHLVDHPHVSEVRQTGMVLAIEMVQDKATKTAYPWQERRGLKVFEHALERGALLRPLGSVVYFLPPYVITPEQIDFLAEVASEGIDIATNSKVSVAVPKDFHPGFRDPG; via the coding sequence ATGGGCTTGAACAACCAGTGGATGCAACGCGACCTCGCGGTGCTGTGGCATCCCTGCACCCAGATGAAAGACCACCAGCAACTGCCACTGGTCCCGATCAAGCGCGGTGAAGGCGTATGGCTGGAAGACTTCGAAGGCAAACGTTACCTCGATGCCGTCAGCTCTTGGTGGGTCAACGTGTTCGGCCACGCCAACCCGCGCATCAACCAGCGCATCAAGGATCAGGTCGACCAGTTGGAACACGTGATCCTCGCCGGCTTCAGCCATCAGCCGGTGATCGAGCTGTCCGAGCGCCTGGTGGCGATGACCCCAGATGGCCTGACGCGCTGCTTCTACGCCGATAACGGCTCGTCGTGTATCGAAGTCGCGCTGAAAATGAGCTTTCACTACTGGCTCAACCGTGGCCTGCCGAACAAGAAGCGCTTCGTCACCCTTACCAACAGCTACCACGGTGAAACCATCGCGGCGATGTCGGTGGGCGACGTGCCGCTGTTTACCGAAACCTACAAGGCATTGTTGCTCGACACCCTCAAAGTGCCGAGCCCGGACTGCTACCTGCGCCCCGAGGGCGTGAGCTGGGAAGAGCACTCGCGCACGATGTTCCAGGCCATGGAACAGACCCTGGCCGAGCACCACGACAGCGTCGCCGCCGTGATCGTCGAACCGCTGATCCAGGGCGCCGGTGGCATGCGCATGTATCACCCGGTGTACCTCAAGCTGCTGCGCGAAGCCTGTGACCGTTATGGCGTGCACCTGATCCACGACGAAATCGCCGTGGGCTTTGGCCGCACCGGCAGCATGTTCGCCTGTGAACAGGCCGGCATCCGCCCGGACTTCCTGTGCCTGTCCAAGGCCCTGACCGGCGGTTACCTGCCGCTGGCCGCCGTGGTCACCACCGACGACGTATACGACGCCTTTTACGACGACTACCCGACCCTGCGCGCCTTCCTGCACTCCCACAGCTACACCGGCAACCCGCTGGCCTGCGCGGCGGCCCTGGCCACCTTGGATATTTTCGAAGAAGACAACGTCATCGAAAACAACAAGGCCTTGGCCCAACGCATGGCCACGGCCACGGCGCATCTGGTCGACCATCCGCATGTATCTGAAGTGCGCCAGACCGGCATGGTCCTGGCCATCGAGATGGTGCAGGACAAAGCTACCAAGACCGCCTACCCCTGGCAGGAACGCCGTGGCCTGAAGGTGTTCGAGCACGCCCTGGAACGCGGCGCGCTGTTGCGACCGTTGGGCAGCGTGGTGTACTTCCTGCCGCCGTATGTGATTACCCCGGAGCAGATCGATTTCCTTGCCGAGGTTGCGAGTGAAGGCATCGATATCGCCACCAACAGCAAGGTCAGCGTTGCCGTGCCGAAGGACTTCCACCCAGGCTTCCGCGACCCAGGTTAA
- a CDS encoding 16S rRNA (uracil(1498)-N(3))-methyltransferase translates to MRLSRFFTDTPLSLGDHELPEAQAHYISRVLRMSEGDAVQLFDGSGQEFLGSLLEVGKKRVSVQLTESFKGQAESPLHIHLGQGLSRGERMDWAIQKATELGVNAITPIFSERCEVRLKDERADKRLLHWRQVAISACEQCGRSTVPVIHPPLLLADWLKQAEADLKLVLHPVAEPMVSHAKPASLAFLIGPEGGLTDNEVDTAQGAGFHAARLGPRVLRTETAPVVALAVAQQLWGDF, encoded by the coding sequence ATGAGACTGTCCCGCTTTTTCACCGACACCCCGCTGAGCCTCGGCGATCACGAGTTGCCCGAAGCCCAGGCGCATTACATCAGCCGCGTGCTGCGCATGAGCGAGGGCGACGCCGTGCAACTGTTCGACGGCTCCGGCCAGGAGTTTCTCGGCAGCTTGCTGGAAGTCGGTAAAAAACGCGTCAGCGTGCAACTGACGGAAAGCTTCAAAGGCCAGGCCGAATCGCCGCTGCATATCCACCTCGGCCAAGGCCTGTCCAGGGGCGAGCGCATGGACTGGGCGATCCAGAAAGCCACCGAACTGGGCGTCAACGCCATCACCCCGATTTTCAGCGAGCGCTGCGAAGTGCGCCTCAAGGACGAACGTGCTGACAAGCGCCTGCTGCACTGGCGCCAGGTGGCGATCAGCGCGTGCGAGCAATGCGGGCGCTCGACGGTGCCGGTGATTCACCCGCCGCTGTTACTGGCGGACTGGCTCAAGCAAGCCGAGGCAGACTTGAAGCTGGTACTGCACCCGGTGGCCGAGCCGATGGTCAGCCACGCCAAGCCTGCGAGCCTGGCCTTCCTGATCGGGCCTGAAGGCGGACTGACCGACAACGAAGTCGACACCGCCCAAGGCGCCGGCTTCCACGCCGCCCGCCTCGGCCCTCGGGTGTTGCGCACCGAGACTGCACCGGTGGTCGCCTTGGCCGTCGCCCAACAACTCTGGGGCGACTTCTAA
- a CDS encoding transporter substrate-binding domain-containing protein has product MKKILLTGCTLGLLFGAQAHGAQAPLEGTLGKIANTRSITLGYRDASVPFSYVGDSSGKPMGYSVDLASKIVERIQQKTGVANLNVKYTLVTSQTRIALVQNGTVDLECGSTGVTADRQKQVAFSYGFIYVKGQLLTAKDSGIKGFADLNGKNVVTTAGTTNERFLKSYNAEHKANMFVISAKDHGEAFKMLETGRAAAFYMDDALLYGERAKARDPHNWVVVGEEQSREIYSCMVRKDDPQLLAVVNETLGDLYRSGEINGIYQRWFEQPIPPKGLNLEFPMTRELKAIIANPTNDPVE; this is encoded by the coding sequence ATGAAAAAGATCCTGTTGACCGGCTGTACCCTGGGCCTTTTGTTCGGCGCACAGGCCCATGGGGCCCAAGCGCCGCTGGAGGGCACCCTGGGCAAGATCGCCAACACCAGGTCCATCACCCTGGGATACCGCGATGCGTCGGTGCCGTTTTCCTATGTAGGGGATAGCAGTGGCAAACCCATGGGCTATTCAGTGGACCTGGCAAGCAAGATCGTCGAGCGTATCCAGCAGAAAACCGGGGTGGCCAACCTCAACGTCAAGTACACCCTGGTGACCTCACAGACCCGAATTGCGCTGGTGCAGAACGGTACCGTCGACCTGGAATGCGGCTCTACCGGGGTGACGGCCGACCGGCAGAAGCAGGTGGCGTTTTCCTACGGGTTTATTTACGTGAAGGGGCAATTGCTGACGGCGAAGGACAGCGGCATCAAGGGCTTTGCCGACCTTAACGGCAAGAACGTGGTCACCACCGCCGGTACCACCAACGAACGATTCCTCAAAAGCTACAACGCCGAACACAAGGCCAATATGTTTGTCATCAGCGCCAAGGACCACGGCGAGGCGTTCAAGATGCTCGAGACCGGCCGTGCGGCAGCGTTCTACATGGATGATGCGTTGCTCTACGGTGAACGTGCCAAGGCCAGGGACCCGCACAACTGGGTGGTGGTGGGCGAGGAGCAGTCGCGGGAGATCTACAGCTGCATGGTGCGCAAGGATGATCCGCAGTTGCTTGCGGTGGTCAATGAGACGCTGGGCGACCTGTACCGCTCGGGGGAGATCAACGGGATTTACCAGCGCTGGTTTGAACAGCCGATTCCGCCCAAGGGCCTGAACCTGGAGTTCCCGATGACCCGTGAGTTGAAGGCGATCATTGCCAACCCTACCAACGACCCAGTGGAGTAG
- a CDS encoding D-amino acid dehydrogenase yields MARQVCIIGGGVIGLASAFALVRAGHRVTLIEARDSLGSETSYANGGQLSYRYVAPLADAGVPLQAIGWLLRGDSPLKLRPRLDPQQWRWMAAFIGACRSSVNKRNAAHLLRLASLSQNTLQQWREEDRLGDFDWRRNGKLVTFRNANTFEHARSKVTNALQQQVLSASDCTRLEPALAGDGFVGGIYTPNEEVADCHAFCQQLAARLEASGRCTFLLGRRVTGIRHTDAVVHALQLGDEVMPVEQLVLAAGHRSAELGLPGLSLPLYPLKGYSLSVPIGAQHRAPNVSITDYDRKIVYARIGEQLRVAAMVDIVGFDAGLDPKRLALMKRQALETFPNAGDYAHAVEWAGMRPATPTGVPLIGASRYRNLWLNLGHGALGFTLACGSGQLLAELIGQRSPSIDMQGLTPRAA; encoded by the coding sequence ATGGCCAGGCAGGTTTGCATCATCGGTGGTGGGGTTATCGGCCTGGCGAGCGCTTTTGCGTTGGTGCGTGCCGGCCATAGAGTGACGCTGATCGAAGCGCGTGACAGCCTGGGCAGTGAAACCAGTTACGCCAATGGCGGGCAGTTGTCCTACCGCTATGTTGCGCCGCTGGCCGACGCCGGGGTGCCGCTGCAAGCGATTGGCTGGTTACTGCGCGGTGACTCGCCGTTGAAGCTGCGCCCGCGTCTCGATCCCCAGCAATGGCGCTGGATGGCCGCCTTTATCGGCGCCTGTCGTAGTTCGGTGAACAAGCGCAATGCCGCTCACTTGCTGCGCCTGGCATCCCTGAGCCAGAACACCTTGCAGCAATGGCGCGAGGAAGATCGCCTGGGCGACTTCGATTGGCGACGCAATGGCAAGCTGGTGACGTTTCGCAACGCCAATACCTTTGAACATGCCCGCAGTAAAGTCACCAATGCCCTGCAACAGCAGGTGTTGTCCGCTAGCGATTGCACGCGCCTGGAGCCGGCGTTGGCCGGTGATGGTTTTGTCGGCGGGATCTACACGCCCAACGAGGAAGTAGCGGATTGTCATGCCTTTTGCCAGCAATTGGCGGCGCGGCTTGAAGCATCGGGGCGTTGCACGTTTTTGTTGGGGCGCAGGGTCACCGGGATTCGCCACACCGACGCAGTGGTGCACGCCCTTCAATTGGGTGATGAGGTGATGCCGGTCGAGCAACTGGTGCTGGCGGCAGGGCATCGCAGCGCTGAACTGGGCTTGCCGGGGTTGTCGCTGCCGCTGTATCCGCTCAAGGGCTACAGCCTGAGCGTGCCGATTGGCGCGCAGCACCGGGCGCCGAATGTGAGCATCACCGACTACGATCGCAAGATCGTCTACGCGCGCATCGGTGAGCAACTGCGGGTCGCGGCCATGGTGGACATTGTCGGCTTCGACGCGGGTCTTGATCCCAAGCGGCTGGCTTTGATGAAACGCCAGGCCCTTGAGACATTTCCCAATGCCGGCGACTACGCCCACGCGGTTGAATGGGCCGGTATGCGCCCGGCCACGCCCACCGGGGTGCCGCTGATTGGCGCAAGCCGCTACCGCAACCTGTGGCTGAATCTCGGCCACGGCGCCCTTGGCTTCACGCTGGCGTGCGGCAGCGGCCAACTGCTGGCCGAGTTGATCGGTCAGCGCAGCCCTTCCATCGATATGCAGGGCCTGACGCCCCGCGCCGCTTGA
- a CDS encoding LysR family transcriptional regulator yields MRLRHIEIFQAIRQTGSISAAAQLLHVSQPAVTKVLQHAELQLGFALFLRVRGKLQPTPEALALESEVEKVSASLQGVRRLAKSLRREPGQSIRIGAIPALALSLLPPSILEWKRDYPDIACELSSDHSGELVQKLLMREIDLALTLTFSGHPGLTTQVLANGVLVALASKGYWSDAERHKPLPLAELAGAPLIGLSSADPLAAKLGSYLENVEPAPRVTIAVQTYSLARAMVESGAGLTVIDPFTALGASTATTHIRTLTPPLPITLYALTRANEPPPHMLARLLEIFGSRACELLERL; encoded by the coding sequence ATGCGCTTGCGTCATATCGAAATCTTCCAGGCCATCCGCCAGACTGGTTCTATCAGTGCCGCCGCGCAGTTGTTGCACGTCTCGCAACCGGCTGTGACCAAAGTGTTGCAGCATGCCGAACTGCAACTTGGCTTTGCGCTGTTCCTGCGGGTACGCGGCAAATTGCAGCCCACGCCTGAAGCCCTGGCCCTGGAAAGCGAAGTCGAAAAAGTCAGCGCAAGCCTGCAAGGCGTGCGGCGTCTGGCCAAGAGCTTGCGTCGCGAACCGGGGCAAAGCATCCGCATCGGTGCGATCCCGGCGTTGGCGCTGTCGCTGCTGCCGCCGTCAATCCTGGAATGGAAGCGTGATTACCCGGACATCGCCTGTGAGCTGTCCAGCGACCATAGCGGCGAGCTGGTGCAGAAGCTGTTGATGCGCGAGATCGACCTGGCGTTGACGCTCACGTTCTCCGGCCATCCGGGGCTCACCACCCAGGTGCTGGCCAACGGCGTGCTGGTGGCGCTGGCGTCAAAAGGCTACTGGTCGGACGCTGAACGGCACAAGCCCTTGCCGTTGGCCGAACTGGCCGGCGCGCCCTTGATCGGCTTGTCCAGCGCTGACCCGCTGGCAGCGAAGCTGGGCAGCTACCTGGAAAATGTAGAGCCCGCGCCTCGGGTGACGATCGCGGTGCAAACCTATTCCCTGGCCCGCGCGATGGTCGAATCCGGCGCCGGCCTCACCGTGATCGATCCGTTCACCGCGCTGGGTGCCTCAACGGCCACTACCCACATTCGCACGCTCACCCCGCCGCTGCCGATTACCCTCTATGCATTGACCCGCGCCAACGAGCCCCCGCCGCATATGCTGGCCAGGCTGCTGGAGATTTTCGGCAGTCGCGCCTGTGAGCTGCTGGAACGTCTCTAA
- a CDS encoding hemolysin III family protein, producing MYHGERFNAWSHLLGAVAACIGVVWMLVVASLDGSPWKIVSVAIYGFTLMVLYSASTVYHSVRGRRKEIMQKVDHFSIYLLIAGSYTPFCLVTLRGPWGWTLFGIVWGLAVIGILQEIKPRSEKRILSIVIYAVMGWIVLVAVKPLLAALGTAGFTWLAAGGVLYTVGIIFFALEDRLRHSHGIWHLFVIGGSLLHFVAIMHYVL from the coding sequence ATGTACCACGGGGAACGATTCAACGCCTGGAGCCATTTGCTCGGTGCAGTCGCGGCGTGTATTGGCGTCGTGTGGATGTTGGTGGTGGCGAGCCTGGACGGCAGCCCCTGGAAAATCGTCAGTGTGGCGATTTATGGCTTTACCTTGATGGTGCTGTACAGCGCGTCCACCGTGTACCACAGCGTGCGCGGGCGACGAAAAGAGATCATGCAGAAGGTCGATCACTTTTCGATCTACCTGTTGATCGCCGGCAGCTACACCCCGTTTTGCCTGGTGACGCTACGCGGGCCTTGGGGCTGGACGCTGTTCGGGATTGTGTGGGGGCTGGCGGTGATCGGCATCTTGCAGGAGATCAAGCCCCGCTCGGAGAAGCGCATCCTGTCGATCGTGATCTATGCGGTGATGGGCTGGATCGTGCTGGTGGCGGTCAAGCCGCTGCTCGCGGCGTTGGGCACGGCAGGGTTTACCTGGCTGGCGGCGGGTGGGGTGTTGTACACCGTTGGCATTATCTTTTTTGCTTTGGAGGATCGCCTGCGCCATTCCCATGGCATCTGGCACTTGTTTGTGATCGGCGGCAGCCTGCTGCATTTTGTGGCGATCATGCATTACGTGCTCTGA
- a CDS encoding LysR substrate-binding domain-containing protein has translation MLIDEEFTLKKLEIFLAFMRTGNLARAAAELQTSNVSVHRAIHSLENALRCPLFKHEGRNLTPLESAYVLEERAQKLVADVVDSVRLTREAAGFSAERFKLGSLYSLTVKTVPQLIMGLKIRRSELNIDLILGSNFDLLYKLKNMEVDAILIALDDHANDPDCAQIALFSDDIFLATPADSPFDREQQIDLADVRDATFITLTQGFATHQDGNRVFKQAGFEPKVAMQVNDIFTLLSMVSSGVGYALLPGRIAAVYENRVKLIPLQPRYRLQQHIGVVFLKAKERDPNLLALLAECRMYANRQGSA, from the coding sequence ATGCTGATCGACGAAGAATTCACCCTCAAAAAGCTGGAAATCTTCCTGGCATTCATGCGCACCGGCAACCTGGCCCGCGCCGCCGCCGAGCTGCAAACCAGCAACGTCAGCGTGCACCGCGCCATTCATTCGCTGGAAAACGCCCTGCGCTGCCCGTTGTTCAAGCACGAAGGGCGCAATCTCACGCCACTGGAAAGCGCCTATGTACTCGAAGAGCGCGCGCAGAAACTGGTGGCTGATGTGGTCGACAGCGTACGCCTGACCCGCGAAGCCGCCGGCTTTTCCGCCGAACGATTCAAGCTGGGTTCGCTGTATTCATTGACGGTCAAGACCGTGCCGCAACTGATCATGGGCCTGAAAATCAGGCGCAGCGAACTGAATATCGACCTGATCCTTGGCTCCAATTTCGACCTGCTCTACAAGCTCAAGAACATGGAAGTGGACGCGATCCTCATCGCCCTCGACGACCATGCGAACGACCCGGACTGCGCGCAGATTGCGCTGTTCAGCGACGATATCTTCCTCGCCACTCCGGCCGACTCGCCCTTCGACCGAGAACAGCAGATCGACCTGGCCGACGTGCGCGACGCAACCTTCATCACCCTCACCCAAGGCTTTGCCACGCACCAGGACGGCAACCGCGTGTTCAAGCAGGCCGGGTTCGAGCCGAAAGTGGCGATGCAGGTCAACGACATCTTCACGCTGCTGAGCATGGTCAGCTCGGGCGTGGGTTATGCGCTGCTGCCGGGCCGGATTGCAGCGGTGTATGAGAACCGCGTGAAGCTGATACCGCTGCAGCCCAGGTATCGGCTGCAGCAGCATATCGGCGTGGTGTTCTTGAAGGCCAAGGAGCGCGACCCGAACTTGCTGGCGCTGTTGGCGGAGTGTCGGATGTATGCCAATCGCCAGGGGTCAGCTTGA
- the madM gene encoding malonate transporter subunit MadM yields the protein MWDLIEKGLEHNGLITAFAFVGVVMWISVVLSKRLTFGRIHGSAIAIVIGLVLAWVGGTLTGGQKGLADLALFSGIGLMGGAMLRDFAIVATAFEVQATEARKAGMIGVIALLLGTILPFIVGASMAWAFGYRDAISMTTIGAGAVTYIVGPVTGAAIGATSDVMALSIATGLIKAILVMVGTPVAARWMGLDNPRSAMVFGGLAGTVSGVTAGLAATDRRLVPYGALTATFHTGLGCLLGPSLLYFIVRGLVG from the coding sequence ATGTGGGACCTCATAGAGAAAGGCTTGGAGCATAACGGCCTGATCACCGCGTTTGCCTTTGTGGGCGTGGTGATGTGGATTTCCGTGGTGCTGTCCAAGCGCCTTACGTTCGGGCGCATCCACGGCTCGGCGATTGCCATCGTCATCGGCCTGGTGCTGGCCTGGGTCGGCGGCACGCTAACGGGTGGGCAGAAAGGCCTGGCGGACCTGGCCCTGTTCTCTGGTATCGGCCTGATGGGCGGTGCGATGTTGCGCGATTTCGCCATTGTTGCCACTGCATTTGAAGTGCAGGCCACCGAGGCGCGCAAAGCCGGCATGATCGGTGTGATTGCGCTGCTGCTGGGCACGATCCTGCCGTTCATCGTCGGCGCGAGCATGGCCTGGGCGTTCGGTTATCGCGATGCGATCAGCATGACCACCATTGGCGCGGGCGCAGTGACCTACATCGTCGGCCCGGTGACCGGCGCGGCGATTGGCGCGACCTCGGATGTGATGGCGCTGTCGATTGCCACCGGGTTGATCAAGGCGATTCTGGTGATGGTCGGCACACCAGTGGCGGCGCGCTGGATGGGCCTGGACAACCCGCGTTCGGCGATGGTGTTTGGTGGCTTGGCCGGCACCGTGAGCGGGGTGACGGCGGGGCTGGCGGCGACGGATCGGCGGTTGGTGCCGTATGGCGCGCTGACGGCGACGTTTCATACCGGGCTTGGGTGTTTGCTCGGGCCTTCGCTGCTGTATTTCATCGTGCGGGGGTTGGTGGGCTGA
- the madL gene encoding malonate transporter subunit MadL, whose amino-acid sequence MIIYGVALLAICTLAGVIMGDMLGVLLGVKSNVGGVGIAMILLICARLWMQKRGGMTKECEMGVGFWGAMYIPVVVAMAAQQNVVTALHGGPVAVLAAIGSVVVCGCTIALISRTHRGEPLPAEEPLIVPAGGR is encoded by the coding sequence ATGATTATCTACGGTGTGGCATTGCTGGCGATCTGCACGCTTGCAGGCGTGATCATGGGCGACATGCTCGGCGTTTTACTGGGTGTCAAATCCAACGTGGGCGGCGTGGGCATCGCCATGATCCTGCTGATCTGCGCACGGTTGTGGATGCAAAAGCGCGGCGGGATGACCAAGGAGTGCGAGATGGGCGTGGGCTTCTGGGGCGCCATGTACATTCCCGTGGTGGTGGCGATGGCGGCGCAACAAAACGTCGTGACCGCCCTGCACGGCGGCCCGGTCGCGGTGCTGGCGGCGATTGGTTCGGTGGTGGTCTGTGGTTGCACCATCGCCTTGATCAGCCGCACGCACAGGGGCGAGCCTCTGCCCGCCGAAGAACCGCTGATCGTTCCTGCGGGAGGTCGCTGA
- the mdcH gene encoding malonate decarboxylase subunit epsilon, translated as MSSLLVFPGQGAQRPGMLQSLPEAVLEEASDVLGEDVRLLDSEQALASTRAVQLCLLIAGIAHARLLERTPDYVAGLSIGAYPAAVIAGALDFADAVRLVSLRGELMQQAYPQGYGMTALIGPDLSTVETLLAEIHSAQTPVYLANINADNQTVIAGSDEAMKQVAARIKGNGIARRLAVSVPSHCALLDAPAKVLAQAFIPLKTPRITYLSSTRARPIHNPEHLCDDLAFNMCRVVDWRGTVQSAYERGVRLQIELPPGAVLTGLSRRVFEQGTVIACEGARLDTLQALLEEEERRHR; from the coding sequence ATGAGCAGCCTGCTGGTGTTTCCGGGGCAGGGTGCCCAACGGCCGGGCATGCTCCAGTCGCTGCCCGAAGCGGTGCTGGAAGAAGCCAGCGATGTGCTGGGCGAAGACGTACGCCTGCTCGATTCGGAGCAAGCCCTGGCAAGTACCCGCGCCGTGCAACTGTGCCTGTTGATCGCCGGCATTGCCCACGCCCGTCTGTTGGAGCGCACCCCGGATTACGTCGCGGGCCTGTCCATCGGCGCCTATCCCGCCGCTGTCATCGCCGGCGCGCTGGATTTCGCCGACGCCGTCAGGCTGGTCAGCCTGCGCGGTGAGTTGATGCAGCAGGCTTATCCACAGGGCTATGGCATGACCGCGCTGATAGGCCCTGATTTATCCACCGTTGAAACGTTGCTGGCCGAGATCCACAGCGCGCAAACCCCCGTGTACCTGGCCAATATCAACGCCGATAACCAGACGGTCATCGCCGGCAGCGACGAGGCGATGAAACAGGTGGCGGCGCGCATCAAAGGCAACGGCATCGCCCGGCGCCTGGCTGTCAGCGTACCGTCCCACTGTGCGTTGCTGGACGCGCCCGCCAAGGTCCTCGCCCAGGCCTTCATTCCGCTCAAGACGCCGCGCATCACCTACCTGAGCAGCACCCGCGCGCGGCCGATCCACAACCCCGAACACCTTTGCGACGACCTGGCCTTCAACATGTGCCGCGTCGTCGACTGGCGCGGCACCGTGCAAAGCGCCTATGAGCGCGGTGTGCGCCTGCAAATCGAACTGCCCCCCGGCGCCGTGCTCACCGGCCTGTCACGCCGCGTGTTCGAACAAGGCACGGTGATCGCCTGCGAAGGCGCGCGCCTGGACACCTTGCAGGCCTTGCTGGAAGAGGAGGAGCGCCGCCACCGATAA
- a CDS encoding malonate decarboxylase holo-ACP synthase, with product MVNAHDLLWGMTPAHVPADAPAWVRETLGAGHPVVVRRAIAEPGYVAVGVRGRLREHRFAGWMPLAAVQRRVIPEALRGVISPRDLPALRALDQLRPVLAQERWGVTGSAGFELASGIEALHAQSDLDLLLRTAAPLARRDAEDLLAMLDRAECAVDLQLQTPFGAVALREWASGSPRVLLKTASGAHLVLDPWQAVA from the coding sequence ATGGTGAACGCCCACGACTTGCTCTGGGGCATGACCCCGGCGCATGTGCCCGCCGACGCACCGGCCTGGGTGCGGGAGACGCTCGGTGCCGGCCACCCGGTGGTGGTGCGCCGTGCCATCGCCGAACCGGGTTATGTGGCGGTCGGCGTGCGCGGGCGTTTGCGCGAGCACCGTTTTGCCGGGTGGATGCCGCTGGCGGCGGTGCAGCGGCGGGTGATCCCGGAAGCGTTGCGTGGGGTGATTTCGCCGAGGGATTTACCGGCGTTGCGCGCGCTCGACCAACTGCGGCCGGTGTTGGCGCAGGAGAGATGGGGCGTCACGGGCAGCGCGGGTTTCGAGTTGGCCAGCGGGATTGAAGCGCTGCATGCCCAGAGTGACCTGGATTTGCTTCTGCGCACAGCCGCACCTTTGGCCCGACGTGATGCTGAAGACCTCCTGGCGATGCTTGATAGGGCAGAGTGCGCCGTCGACCTGCAACTGCAAACCCCGTTCGGCGCCGTCGCCTTGCGCGAATGGGCCAGCGGATCACCCCGCGTGCTGCTGAAAACCGCCAGCGGTGCACACCTGGTGCTCGACCCGTGGCAGGCCGTGGCATGA